In one candidate division KSB1 bacterium genomic region, the following are encoded:
- a CDS encoding DUF1116 domain-containing protein produces the protein MDIDKANQEATQKMIEARAMLTGLAKAINVIPGMRDNLLLHAGPPITWERASGPMRGAITGALIFEGKAKNETEAKALVESGEIELEPCHHHQAVGPMAGVTSASMSVYIIENETHGNKAFSNLNEGYGKVLRYGAFGEEVQKRLRWMEDVMAPILKGAIEASGGIDIKALLSEALHMGDEGHNRNKAGSILFLKALAPNIAKVSQDSKVTSEVLQAIGDNALSVLNPVMAACKAMADAAHGIEGSTIVTTMARNGTDFGIRVSGMGEQWFTAPAQIPKGLYFPGYKESDANPDIGDSTITETAGIGGFAMAGAPAIVTFVSGTPKDALNASLEMYEITFAEHKYFTIPPFDFRGTPTGIDLQKVIETGITPRVNTGIAHKKAGIGQVGAGLVRPPMKIFEEAFVAFAEKYGV, from the coding sequence ATGGACATAGATAAAGCCAATCAAGAAGCAACTCAGAAAATGATAGAAGCCCGCGCTATGCTTACCGGATTGGCTAAAGCTATAAATGTTATTCCTGGTATGCGTGATAACCTGTTATTGCACGCCGGACCGCCGATTACCTGGGAACGCGCCTCAGGTCCGATGCGCGGTGCCATTACCGGCGCCCTTATTTTCGAAGGCAAGGCAAAGAATGAAACCGAAGCTAAGGCTCTGGTCGAAAGTGGTGAAATTGAACTCGAGCCTTGCCACCATCATCAGGCCGTTGGACCGATGGCGGGAGTAACATCAGCGTCGATGTCGGTTTACATTATTGAAAATGAAACCCACGGCAATAAGGCCTTCTCAAATCTAAACGAGGGGTATGGCAAGGTTTTGCGCTACGGTGCCTTCGGAGAAGAAGTACAGAAACGGCTGCGCTGGATGGAAGATGTGATGGCGCCGATTCTGAAGGGTGCAATTGAAGCCAGTGGCGGCATCGACATCAAGGCCTTGCTGTCTGAAGCCCTTCATATGGGGGATGAAGGGCACAACCGAAATAAAGCCGGTTCGATTTTATTCCTGAAAGCACTCGCTCCGAATATCGCCAAAGTGAGCCAGGACAGCAAGGTGACCTCCGAAGTGCTCCAAGCCATTGGCGACAATGCGCTAAGCGTCCTTAATCCAGTAATGGCAGCCTGCAAAGCGATGGCGGATGCCGCACACGGCATTGAAGGCAGTACCATTGTCACGACCATGGCCCGAAACGGTACCGACTTTGGCATTCGGGTCAGCGGCATGGGAGAGCAGTGGTTTACTGCGCCCGCACAGATTCCCAAAGGACTTTATTTCCCCGGCTACAAGGAGAGCGATGCCAACCCGGACATTGGAGACAGTACCATTACCGAAACCGCCGGCATTGGTGGCTTCGCTATGGCAGGAGCCCCTGCCATTGTGACTTTTGTTAGCGGCACACCCAAAGATGCCTTGAACGCCAGTCTGGAAATGTATGAGATTACTTTTGCGGAACACAAATATTTTACCATTCCACCATTTGATTTTAGGGGCACGCCCACTGGTATCGATCTCCAAAAAGTCATTGAAACTGGTATCACTCCGCGCGTAAACACCGGCATTGCTCACAAGAAGGCCGGCATTGGCCAGGTCGGCGCGGGACTCGTTCGTCCACCGATGAAAATTTTTGAGGAGGCGTTTGTGGCTTTTGCGGAAAAGTATGGAGTTTAA
- the fdrA gene encoding acyl-CoA synthetase FdrA, protein MAATKIEIRRGTYYDSITLMQLQAELMNLPGISNAGVMLATNANKELLKEQGLLSAEAQECSGTDLIISIQGDNKAATVTALGKVDTLLSRRRSHDEQDYLPKSLEAAVKMLPEAQWVLVSVPGNYAASVAREGLRHGKNIFLYSDNVSLEDEVALKKDASEKGLLVMGPDCGTAIINEVGLGFANKVRRGPIGLVGASGTGLQQVTARIHQLGSGITHAIGTGGRDLSTSVGGITALQALDLLRRDSKTQVMVLISKPADSKVVSRLLQRAREARKHVVINFLGHSAMQLEKNTNLHFASSLDAAAELAVKLVDTPATSPRETSAGDMSQSGQKYLRGLFSGGTLAYETLLILQDYLPNLYSNIPLKKEQALANPLVSQKHTILDLGEDEFTVGRPHPMLDNTLRLQRLAKEASDPEVAIILLDVVLGYGAHPDPASELAPAISNAISSAQKNGRNLEVIVTVIGTDEDPQDLKAQIKKFKTAGARVETSSREAALYVGQRLQSQEKATELTAVDLKVLQQPLQAINVGLESFSESLREQGATVIHVDWRPPAGGNEKLISILERMKKS, encoded by the coding sequence ATGGCTGCCACGAAAATCGAAATTCGCAGAGGGACTTACTACGACTCCATAACTCTGATGCAATTACAAGCAGAGTTGATGAATCTTCCCGGTATTAGCAACGCAGGCGTTATGCTGGCCACAAATGCCAACAAAGAGCTGCTTAAGGAGCAGGGTCTTTTAAGTGCAGAAGCTCAAGAGTGCTCAGGTACAGATTTGATTATTAGTATTCAGGGTGACAATAAAGCTGCCACAGTAACAGCTTTGGGAAAGGTAGACACCCTGCTTTCCCGTCGACGCTCCCATGATGAACAGGATTATCTGCCCAAAAGTCTTGAAGCTGCTGTAAAAATGCTTCCCGAAGCACAATGGGTTTTGGTTTCGGTGCCAGGAAATTATGCGGCAAGCGTTGCCAGAGAAGGACTGCGTCACGGCAAAAATATCTTCCTTTACAGCGACAACGTTTCTCTGGAAGATGAAGTCGCTTTGAAAAAGGATGCATCTGAAAAAGGGTTACTGGTAATGGGCCCTGATTGCGGGACTGCGATTATCAACGAAGTCGGACTGGGTTTTGCAAACAAAGTACGTCGCGGGCCTATTGGCCTTGTCGGCGCTTCGGGAACCGGCCTTCAGCAAGTAACGGCACGAATTCATCAATTGGGCAGCGGCATCACGCATGCCATCGGCACCGGCGGGCGCGATCTTTCTACTTCGGTGGGAGGCATTACCGCACTTCAGGCTCTGGATTTACTCAGGCGCGATTCAAAAACGCAAGTTATGGTTCTCATTTCAAAGCCGGCAGACTCCAAAGTTGTCTCGCGGTTATTGCAAAGAGCTCGCGAGGCTAGAAAGCATGTCGTTATCAATTTCCTTGGCCATTCGGCAATGCAATTGGAAAAGAATACGAATCTCCATTTCGCAAGTTCCCTGGACGCAGCCGCCGAACTTGCCGTTAAACTGGTGGATACGCCGGCTACCTCTCCTCGTGAAACTTCAGCAGGGGATATGTCTCAGTCCGGTCAAAAATATTTGCGCGGGCTTTTTTCAGGAGGAACACTGGCTTATGAGACCCTGCTGATTTTGCAGGACTATCTGCCAAATCTCTATTCAAATATTCCGCTAAAAAAGGAGCAGGCACTCGCCAACCCCCTGGTAAGTCAAAAGCATACCATTCTCGATCTCGGTGAGGATGAGTTTACCGTGGGCCGTCCGCATCCCATGCTGGACAATACTTTACGGCTGCAACGTTTGGCCAAAGAAGCCAGTGATCCTGAAGTTGCCATCATCCTCTTAGATGTAGTTCTCGGATACGGTGCTCATCCGGATCCCGCTAGCGAGCTCGCCCCAGCCATTTCGAATGCTATTTCCTCAGCCCAAAAAAACGGACGCAATCTGGAAGTCATTGTCACAGTTATTGGCACAGATGAAGACCCCCAGGATTTGAAAGCACAAATTAAAAAATTCAAAACTGCCGGGGCGCGCGTTGAGACAAGCTCAAGAGAAGCAGCACTCTACGTGGGTCAGCGTTTGCAATCTCAGGAAAAAGCAACTGAATTGACTGCAGTGGATCTAAAGGTTTTGCAGCAGCCCCTGCAAGCTATCAACGTCGGGCTGGAGTCGTTTAGCGAAAGTCTGCGGGAACAGGGTGCGACCGTTATTCATGTCGACTGGCGCCCGCCCGCTGGCGGCAATGAAAAGCTCATATCGATTTTAGAACGCATGAAAAAATCATAA